TTCTCAAGCGCCGCCGCGCGCCCAAGACCGAGATCATCAATGACCTTAGCGGCGACGTCGCCACCTTTTTCCGCGTGCTCCAGAACCACTACCAGGCGCTTATGGATGAGCTGAAATGGAAGCTCACCAGCAGAGACGAGTTTGAGCGCTTGAACGGCATGGATCCGGAACGCCTGACCGACCTCCAGCGGGCGGCGCGCTTCCTCTATCTCCAGCGGACAGCGTTTGGCGGCAAGGTCGCCGGCCGTAGCTTTGGGACCAGTTCGACAGGCGGCGGCCGCTTCGACGTGACCAAGCTCACCCCGATACTCGCAGCCGTGCACGAGCGCCTCGCCGGCGTCATCATCGAATGCCAGCCCTGGCAGAAGCTGATCGACCGCTGGGACCGGCCCGGCACTCTCTTTTATATGGACCCGCCGTACTACGGCACCGAGCACTACTACGGCCGGGGCATGTTTGAGCGGTCGGAGTTCGAGGCGATCGCGGCCC
The window above is part of the Rhizobiaceae bacterium genome. Proteins encoded here:
- a CDS encoding DNA adenine methylase, whose amino-acid sequence is MTKFEMRDVVPVKPAAPWVGGKKQLSRRLAWMIEAAPHDAYVEVFAGMAGVFLKRRRAPKTEIINDLSGDVATFFRVLQNHYQALMDELKWKLTSRDEFERLNGMDPERLTDLQRAARFLYLQRTAFGGKVAGRSFGTSSTGGGRFDVTKLTPILAAVHERLAGVIIECQPWQKLIDRWDRPGTLFYMDPPYYGTEHYYGRGMFERSEFEAIAARLRALEGTFIMTLNDVPEVRAIFDGFSIEAVDVTYGVGGGDNAKRVGEIIITGGRA